One segment of Pan paniscus chromosome 20, NHGRI_mPanPan1-v2.0_pri, whole genome shotgun sequence DNA contains the following:
- the PSMC4 gene encoding 26S proteasome regulatory subunit 6B produces the protein MEEIGILVEKAQDEIPALSVSRPQTGLSFLGPEPEDLEDLYSRYKKLQQELEFLEVQEEYIKDEQKNLKKEFLHAQEEVKRIQSIPLVIGQFLEAVDQNTAIVGSTTGSNYYVRILSTIDRELLKPNASVALHKHSNALVDVLPPEADSSIMMLTSDQKPDVMYADIGGMDIQKQEVREAVELPLTHFELYKQIGIDPPRGVLMYGPPGCGKTMLAKAVAHHTTAAFIRVVGSEFVQKYLGEGPRMVRDVFRLAKENAPAIIFIDEIDAIATKRFDAQTGADREVQRILLELLNQMDGFDQNVNVKVIMATNRADTLDPALLRPGRLDRKIEFPLPDRRQKRLIFSTITSKMNLSEEVDLEDYVARPDKISGADINSICQESGMLAVRENRYIVLAKDFEKAYKTVIKKDEQEHEFYK, from the exons ATGGAGGAGATAGGCATCTTGGTGGAGAAGGCTCAG GATGAGATCCCAGCACTGTCCGTGTCCCGGCCCCAGACCGGCCTGTCCTTCCTGGGCCCTGAGCCTGAGGACCTGGAGGACCTGTACAGCCGCTACAAG AAGCTGCAGCAAGAGCTGGAGTTCCTGGAGGTGCAGGAGGAATACATCAAAGATGAGCAAAAGAACCTGAAAAAGGAATTTCTCCATGCCCAGGAGGAGGTGAAGCGAATCCAAAGCATCCCGCTGGTCATCGGACAATTTCTGGAGGCTGTGGATCAGAATACAGCCATCGTGGGCTCTACCACAG GCTCCAACTATTATGTGCGCATCCTGAGCACCATCGATCGGGAGCTGCTCAAGCCCAATGCCTCAGTGGCCCTCCACAAGCACAGCAATGCGCTGGTGGACGTGCTGCCCCCCGAAGCCGACAGCAGCATCATGATGCTCACCTCAG ACCAGAAGCCAGATGTGATGTACGCGGACATCGGAGGCATGGACATCCAGAAGCAGGAGGTGCGGGAGGCCGTGGAGCTCCCGCTCACGCATTTCGAGCTCTACAAGCAG ATCGGCATCGATCCCCCCCGAGGCGTCCTCATGTATGGCCCACCTGGCTGCGGGAAGACCATGTTGGCAAAGGCGGTGGCACATCACACAACAG CTGCATTCATCCGGGTCGTGGGCTCGGAGTTTGTACAGAAGTATCTAGGTGAGGGCCCCCGCATGGTCCGGGATGTGTTCCGCCTGGCCAAGGAGAATGCACCTGCCATCATCTTCATAGACGAGATTGATGCCATTGCCACCAAGAGATTCGATGCTCAGACAGGGG CCGACAGGGAGGTTCAGAGGATCCTGCTGGAGCTGCTGAATCAGATGGATGGATTTGATCAGAATGTCAATGTCAAG GTAATCATGGCCACAAACAGAGCAGACACCCTGGATCCGGCCCTGCTACGGCCAGGACGGCTGGACCGTAAAATTGAATTTCCACTTCCTGACCGCCGCCAGAAGAGATTGATTTTCTCCACTATCACTAGCAAGATGAACCTCTCTGAGGAGGTTGACTTGGAAGACT ATGTGGCCCGGCCAGATAAGATTTCAGGAGCTGATATCAACTCCATCTGTCAGGAG AGTGGAATGTTGGCTGTCCGTGAAAACCGCTACATTGTCCTGGCCAAGGACTTCGAGAAAGCATACAAGACTGTCATCAAGAAGGACGAGCAGGAGCATGAGTTTTACAAGtga